The segment TTCTGGTGGTTTAACATGTCTCCATTGGTTTTGTTTCAGACGACATTCTCTGCACCAGCTGGCGACTCGCCGTTGGCTGTGGACATGGGAAGCATGGGAAAAGGTCAGATATGGATTAACGGGCAGAGCCTGGGACGTCACTGGCCTGCGTATAAAGCAGTTGGTTCTTGCGGCGAGTGTTCTTATACCGGAACATTCAACGAGAACAAGTGCTTAAGAAACTGTGGAGAGGCTTCCCAGAGATGGTACCATGTCCCAAGGTCGTGGCTGAAACCAAGTGGGAATCTATTGGTTGTCTTTGAGGAATGGGGAGGAGATCCGAACGGAATCTCGTTTGTCAGAAGGGAGGTGGACAGTGTCTGTGCAGATATCTATGAATGGCAATCAACGCTTGTGAATTACCAGTTGCGTTCTTCGGGGAAAGTTAACAAACCGCTGCATCCCAAAGTGCATTTGCAATGTGGGCCTGGGCAGAAGATGACCTCGGTGAAGTTTGCTAGCTTCGGTACACCTGAAGGAACTTGTGGTAGTTACCGTCAAGGAAGCTGTCACGCTCACCACTCCTATGATGCCTTCAACAGAGTAAGTTTCGTAAAAGCATGGAtattttgttctgttttgaACTTTGGAATGTGTACtgaaagttgtttttttttttctgtctctTGCAGCTTTGTGTTGGGCAGAATTGGTGTTCTGTAACTGTAGCACCTGAGATGTTTGGTGGAGACCCGTGTCCAAATGTGATGAAGAAACTAGCGGTGGAAGCGGTTTGCGCTTAAAATGAAACCAGAGGCAGCAGCTAGCAATCAAAACTGTTAAAAAGTGGGGTTGGTTACTTTCGCATTCTTACAGGTTTTGTGGTCCTTGTTAGTTTGTTTTGGCTATTTATTCCGGTGGAAGTTGTACAAAGGGACACAACAACACACACCGTTGATTTATATGTAAATAAGCTTGGGGTTGGGTTTGGTAATTGTAATCCAAGAAAGAAGATGCACACTGAGACTGGGAGAATCTTAGTCCATGTGTTTAGATTCTTTGCTAGAAACTTCAAGGCGAGAAACTGAGAGTAGACTATTCTCCCTTGGGACGGTTCTTTGTTATTGTTGTATTAGCTGAGACATTTTCTCTGCAATTATCTCATTGCTAAACTTGTATTAAcgttttttatttctcttgaaTAAATCAATTCAAGTCCAATATAAATGCGAATTTGACAAGCATCCGTAGGACAGGGTGAATGGATGGATGCTTGTCAGAGCCTAAGAGGATCCAAATAAGCATCCAAGGTGAAATACACAACAGATTCCACGTTTGCATATAACGAATGCTTCATCACTGTCCACCTTGGATGCTTATTTGGCTCCTATTAGGCTTTTACTACATGAAACCTGGTTTCATGTTCCAGCATGTAGGTGCAAATGTGAAAGTCATACTCAACTGTTCTGCCATGAACGTTAATTACAGCTGAGCCAGTTTCATCCTAGCTACTTGTGGATTTTCAGAAACCTAGTTTTACGTCTTTTATAACAGCAGAGTTTGTCAACTTGACAGTTATGATTATCCGAGTTTCACGTTAATGATTTGCTAAAattagaagaaacaaaaaaaaaaaccttaccTATTTATGTTTCGAAAttaaaaacagagaagagaCATACCTTCTCTGTTTTCAGTCTAATGTTTAACTTAATGAAACTACTTCATCGATCCTTCTCCTCGTTCCCCAACTCTCCTCTCCAAACCTTCTTACCAACAATCCCTCAACTATGTTCCAACGGTCATCTCCAAGAAGCTTTGCTGGAGATGTCCGCCTTAGGCCCCGAGATTGGGTTCCATGACTACGATGCATTGCTGAATACATCTGTGAACAAAAGGGCTCTTAGAGAAGGCCAGAGAGTCCATGCCCACATGATCAAAACCCTTTATTTCCCCTCTACATACCTCCGAACTCGTCTGCTCATCTTCTACGGAAAGTGCGATCGTTTGCAAGACGCCCACAAAGTGCTCGACGAAATGCCTGAGAAGAACGTCGTTTCCTGGACCGCTATGATCTCGCGTTATTCTCAGACCGGGCGTTCTTCAGAGGCTCTCACTGTGTTTGCTGAGATGATGAGAGCCGATGGGAAACCTAATCACTTCACTTTCGCCTCTGTTCTCACCTCATGCTCTGGATCATCCGTGGGTAAGCAGGTCCATGGACTGATAATAAAGTGGAGTTACGATTCTCACGTTTTCGTGGGGAGCTCTCTTCTTGACATGTATGCTAAAGCTGGTTGTATTAAAGAAGCTCGCGAGGTTTTTGAGTGTTTAACCGAGAGAGATGTTGTCTCATGTACTGCTATCATCGCCGGGTATGCGCAGTTGGGTCTTGACGAAGAGGCTTTGCAAGTGTTCCAGAAGCTGCTGAGCGAAGGGATGAGTCCGAACTACGTCACTTACGCTAGCGTTCTAACAGCTTTATCTGGACTTGCTTTGTTAGACCACGGCAAGCAAGTTCATTGCCATGTTTTGAGACGCGAGCTTCCTTTCTACGCTGTTCTGGATAACTCTCTGATCGATATGTACTCGAAGTGTGGGAGCCTCTCTTACGCTCGGAGGGTTTTCGATGGCATGCCTGAGAGGACATCCGTTTCGTGGAACGCGATGCTTGTGGGGTATAGTAAACACGGTTTGGGGAAAGAGGTTCTTGAGCTGTTTAGGCTGATGAGGGATGAGAAGAGAGTAAAGCCTGATGGAGTTACTCTTTTAGCTGTCTTGTCTGGATGCAGCCATGGGAAAATGGAAGACACGGGGCTGAGTATATTTGACGGCATGAGAGCGGGAGATTACGGGATCAAGCCTGACACTGAGCATTATGGTTGCATCGTTGATATGCTTGGCCGTGCCGGTAGGATCGAGGAGGCGTTTGAGTTCGTCAAAAGAATGCCGTCGGAACCAACTGCTGGTGTCTTGGGCTCTCTTTTAGGAGCTTGCAGGGTTCATTTATCTGTAGACATTGGAGAATACGTAGGTCGTAGGCTCATTGAGATTGAGCCAGAGAACGCGGGTAACTACGTGATTCTCTCTAACTTGTATGCCTCTGCAGGAAGATGGGAAGATGTAAACAGTTTAAGAGAAATGATGTTGCGGAATGCTGTAACAAAAGAGCCAGGAAGAAGCTGGATTCAACACGAGCAAACCTTGCATTACTTCCACGCGAATGATCGTACTCATCCGAGAAGGGAAGAGGTGTTAGCTAAACTGAAAGAGATACTGATAAAAATGAAGCAAGCTGGCTACGTTCCTGATCATAGCTGTGTGTTGTATGACGTGGATGAAGAGCAGAAGGAGAGGATGTTACTTGGCCATAGTGAGAAACTAGCTCTAACTTTTGGTTTGATTGCTACTGGCGATGGGATTCCGATTAAAGTTTTCAAGAACTTACGTATATGCGTTGATTGTCATAACTTTGCCAAGATCTTCTCGAAGGTTTTTGAAAGAGAAGTGTGCTTGAGAGATAAAAACAGGTTCCATCAGATTGTCGGAGGAATATGTTCATGTGGAGATTACTGGTGAAAAAGGCATGTAATATTGGATTCAGACAACATCTATAGGAATAAAAAGTTGATTTGATTCTTTTACTTTGTTACAGCTAACAAACCGTACAATCACCCAAACATACATAGACTCAAAAGTTGGCATCTTCTGCAAGATTTATCAGTTGGTTTCTAGTCAATCTTCACTGAAGAGTAGATCTTTCTCACGAACCAGAAGCACGCGTAGAAACCGATTGTGCCAGTCAGGACAAAGAAAGCGTAAGAGATGATGATCATGTAACCGAAGTAGAGCATTCCCGAGACAAGCTTTGTGATCTCCAGCTTCGTAAAGAAGTAGAAGATCGAATAGAGGAAGAGGTAGAAAGCGGATGAACCCGCGGTTAAGTAAGCTCTCCACCACCAGTTGTAGTCCTCGCTGCAGAGCTGGAAGTAGCAGAGTACAACCGTGATCTCTGCGCAGGTGACGATCAAGATCAAGAACACTATGAAGAGGAACCCGAAGATGTAGTAGAACTGGTTCAGCCATATCGATGTCAGGATGAAGAAGAGCTCGATGAAGACAGCTCCAAATGGGAGGATGCCTCCAATGAGTATGGAGAACACCGGTTTCATGTACCATGGCTGCTCTGGTACTTGCCTTGGGATCTTGTTTGTTTTCACCGGGGCTTCGATTGCTGGCTTCTTGTAACCCAGGTAGCTACCGACAAAGACTAGTGGGACTGAGATGCCAAACCAGAGGCAGAAGAGGGCAAACATTGTACCAAAAGGTATGGCTCCAGATGACTGCTCTCCCCAAATGAGACCATTCAGAACAAAGAAGATCACAAAAAGGATACCGGGAAACATGAATGCAGTCTTCAACGTCATTCTCTTCCACTTGTCTCCTTTGAACATTTTGTGAAGGCGAGATGATGAGTAACCAGCGAATATGCCCATGAAAACCCACAAGAGAACCATAGCAGTCATAAGCCCTCCTCTGTTGGATGGAGATAAGAAACCCAGCAACGCAAACATCATCGTAACAAGCGACATTCCAAAGATCTGTACACCTGTACCGACATAAACACACAACAACCCAGAGTTCACCGGTGGCCTGAAGACATCTCCGTGGACAAGCTTCCATCCAGTCTCTTCCTGAGCCTCATCTTGGGTTTCGAGCTGATTGTAGTTTGAGATATCCTTGTAAAGAGTTCTCATCATAATCATAGCTACCATTCCAGAGAGGAACAGGACGATCATAAGTGAGTTTATGATGGAAAACCAGTGGATTTGATCATCATTCATGAGAAGGTATGTGTCCCATCGAGAAGCCCATTTGATTTCACTCTCCTGAAGATTCAAATTccggaagaaaaaaaaaatgttaagcaAGCGGAAACAGTAAAAAGCAAAAGAAGTCCAAACATTTTACCTTAAATGAGACATCATATGTAAACACAATTTCTTTTCCTTGCACAACTTCTTGAGGGACAGTATTGCTTTGGATTAAATTCTTTGTATCCTTGTTGCATGTAGTTAACTGAGGATTGTTTTCATCCCACTCCTTGTACTCATGCAAGATACTATCCAAAAGACAAAGACCCGTTAGCTTATACGTAGACATACATCAGGAAACTAAGTAAATGAAGtaataaccaaaaaaacaatACCTGTTAGGAGTAACCTCAAACCCAACAATTCTAGCAGAATCAGACTCTTGATCTCTGTGGTACATAACTCGGAAGCTCAAGtgattatgtataaaatatttctcCTCTTTGCTCTAGAAAAGGCATAGCAACTATTAGTTTTGTATGAAAGGAAAGTAAAAACAGAGTTTAAAAGACATACCCCTTCATAACTTCCTTTGAAGCCGACTCGGAAACCATGTTCATAAGTAGTTGACTGACTTCCATCTCTCCTTTGTCTAAGTACAGCTACAGGAAGATTATCAAGAATCCTGTATACATGGGtgatgggtttaaggtttaaatCAAAAGATATCTAGGACACAAAAGAACCAAGagtgttatatatattaactactTACATATTAGCCCGGTATTCATCATCGATCTTTTCCTTGAAATTTTTGGTGGACTCAGCGTCAAGTGTAACACGGCAACCTACTTTGCAAGGCTGATCCTCCAGcatttgaaactaaaaaaaaaaacatttgggAAAAAAAGAAGTCAAAATCTGATAATGAAGAGGTTATAATGTATTGAACGAAAAGCAATGTGACAACAAGTAAGAAAGAATGGGGTAATTTCACTTAACAGTATAAACGGAGTTCTCGATGCGGTCTCCTCTGAGAACCTCCCCAAGATTCTCAGCATTGTTCACGATCTTAGGAGGCTTGCAGTAGTTCAGGTAGTAGTAGTCATAAGGAAGTTGGGTCTTTGTTGAAGACAGTTTGTTCACTTTCACATAAAGGGGATCACCCTGTTCCagacacaacaaaaaaaaaaagacaaatcaaGAGCTGACAAGACAAATTGTTGCTAACAATCAACAAGATCCTAAACTTTTTTTGACTTCGGCGCAGAAATCAAGTAATTGTAAATCTCAATAGATGGattccaaaaataataaaagcaaaaaaaaaaaaaacagactgAAACcatcaaaaacacacacaaatgaAGGGATCTTCTATCAGAAACACATAGATCTCTATTGTCTACACGCTTACACTTAAAACAGTTCAAGGACTCTTACACTCAATAGTACCTACCTAACCTTAGCTAGAGCTACCTAACAGAAACGGTggcataaaaaataaaaataaaagacaaaatttTTAGCAGATGAAAACGAAATCACACGAATATCACTCAAACCCCGAAACCCCCAGATCGATCTTCTCATGGAAAACGCGAGATCGGAGAAAACGAaaccagagaaaaaaaaagttatttaccTTCTGGAAATCGCGAGGAGCGACACCGGGGAGATAGAAGGCGCGAGATAAGGAGGAGAAAGAGAGGaaagagaggaggaagagagtggTGTAGAATCGAAAGCTGCTTCCTTTCGTCTTCTTCATCAGAGCTTGTGGAATTTTCAGATGGAAGTTACCGGAGCAATTAGAAAGGAGAGGacttttatttaacaaaaagatGGATAAATACGATGTCGTTTCCTGCGTCTGTGATTGCTtacaaataagaaagaaaaaaaatcttaatttacTTCCTTTACTTTATGCAAATGGTTAATTATTTATGTTGGGAAACATAAGAAATTGTTTTAGGAATTCAAGAATGTAATCTTTTATGCATAAATGTAAGGGGTAGAAAATTGAATTACAAATCTGTACCAAAAATTAATGtgattaaaaatgtttttttgccTTCATGTCAAAGCAAAGAGAGATGATTGGGCTGCCAACCTAAGTTTCTATAAGCAAAATGACTTTGATCTCAAGAAATTAGCTTTAACCTTTAGAATTTTTGCCATGAATCATTTGTTAAGTAAAGTTGGTTGATGATTACGATCGAGGAATTAagatgaaatttgtttttataatcatCCTGGTAAGTGCTGTCGCTATagaatttattaatattattacgGGTATTTTATTATTGATCAATGTTATACTAAATTGTGCACAAACATGAGAAACTATTTTCACTCAAAAacaatttgattaaatattaacatattctttccaaaaattaaattagaaaaatcccaataattaaaaaaaaaatccttaatggaaaatataaaaatctgttACTTTAAAGacgattaaaaatttaaaaccgcCGGGAAATGAATAGAAAAACCGGCTAACAAATGAAAAAttgtaagaaacaaaaaaaaaaagagagtctTGTCTGAAAGTGGAGAAACTTAATACAATGGAAATCGAAGGCGAAGACGGCACGAAGCTCCTCATCCTGAAGCCTGGAGATAAAACCGTCTTCGGAAGAGGAGGAGCGGCGGGATTCACCACCGACGACCTCACAGTCTCCCGCCGCCACGTCTCTCTCGAGCTAAAACCCCTCCTCGCCGGCGACGGAACCGATTCCGATAGGGTTTCGTTCGAGGTTCTCGGGAGAAACCCGGTTTGGGTGCGGAGACGTGAACCGGGCGAAAAGATTCGAACTTTCCGGAGATCCGAGACGGGAGAGATCGCCGCCGGCGATAGGTTCTGCGTATCGGGTCAACTCCCTGTTTGGTTCACTTTGAAGAGTCGCGACGAAGCTACAGAGGAGAGAGATTCGGTTAGTGAAAGTGGGTTGGATTGTATCGATATCGATCCTGTTAAAGGTAATCACTTTGCATCATCCCAATTCGTGTAGTTTTGATCTATATTGATTCTGGATTCTAGGGGGGTCTCATTGTCCTTCTTATTCTCTGTTCTGATTTGTTGTGTTTGTCTGAATAGTGAAGTTGCTTTATGTTGTCAGAACAGTGTATTGCTTTATCTTTCTAATAATGTCTagagttttgtttgtgtttacGGTGTTTTTTTTCTGTGAGAATGGGTCTCAGTATGTAGTGTAACGGTCTTGTTTAAGCTGTTAGAATGAGTCTCGCTCAATGTGTGGCGTTGTACTACTGGTGGTGTTTGCAGAGTTTGGTTTTCTTGTGATTGGGAAAGAGTTTGATCAGTATCCAAAGAGTCGGATTCGAGACATCAAGCAGTGGGAATGGTTCCTTGAGGATTCCACCAAAGGAAATAGcgatgatgaggatgatgatgatggagatAAGAAGGGATTAagcaaaaagagaagaagaggaagaggaaagaAAGGGAATGAGGAGGAGGATGATTGGAGTGCGGAAAGTGAGGAAGAGAAGGACTTGTTGGTGAAATCGAAAAGAGTTGTGACTCCAACTTACTCTACTAGATCCAAGAAGACTAAGAAAGATGTAAATGCAAGTAGCAGCAGCAGTAGTAGTCATGCTCAAACTAAACAGC is part of the Raphanus sativus cultivar WK10039 chromosome 5, ASM80110v3, whole genome shotgun sequence genome and harbors:
- the LOC108861458 gene encoding uncharacterized protein LOC108861458 — protein: MEIEGEDGTKLLILKPGDKTVFGRGGAAGFTTDDLTVSRRHVSLELKPLLAGDGTDSDRVSFEVLGRNPVWVRRREPGEKIRTFRRSETGEIAAGDRFCVSGQLPVWFTLKSRDEATEERDSVSESGLDCIDIDPVKEFGFLVIGKEFDQYPKSRIRDIKQWEWFLEDSTKGNSDDEDDDDGDKKGLSKKRRRGRGKKGNEEEDDWSAESEEEKDLLVKSKRVVTPTYSTRSKKTKKDVNASSSSSSSHAQTKQRGRVDIDEEDDDDDDETLGGFIVSDEEAELEEEDEPNTDDDEELVEEDEDED
- the LOC108861610 gene encoding transmembrane 9 superfamily member 7; this encodes MKKTKGSSFRFYTTLFLLSFLSFSSLSRAFYLPGVAPRDFQKGDPLYVKVNKLSSTKTQLPYDYYYLNYCKPPKIVNNAENLGEVLRGDRIENSVYTFQMLEDQPCKVGCRVTLDAESTKNFKEKIDDEYRANMILDNLPVAVLRQRRDGSQSTTYEHGFRVGFKGSYEGSKEEKYFIHNHLSFRVMYHRDQESDSARIVGFEVTPNSILHEYKEWDENNPQLTTCNKDTKNLIQSNTVPQEVVQGKEIVFTYDVSFKESEIKWASRWDTYLLMNDDQIHWFSIINSLMIVLFLSGMVAMIMMRTLYKDISNYNQLETQDEAQEETGWKLVHGDVFRPPVNSGLLCVYVGTGVQIFGMSLVTMMFALLGFLSPSNRGGLMTAMVLLWVFMGIFAGYSSSRLHKMFKGDKWKRMTLKTAFMFPGILFVIFFVLNGLIWGEQSSGAIPFGTMFALFCLWFGISVPLVFVGSYLGYKKPAIEAPVKTNKIPRQVPEQPWYMKPVFSILIGGILPFGAVFIELFFILTSIWLNQFYYIFGFLFIVFLILIVTCAEITVVLCYFQLCSEDYNWWWRAYLTAGSSAFYLFLYSIFYFFTKLEITKLVSGMLYFGYMIIISYAFFVLTGTIGFYACFWFVRKIYSSVKID
- the LOC108861611 gene encoding putative pentatricopeptide repeat-containing protein At3g13770, mitochondrial encodes the protein MFNLMKLLHRSFSSFPNSPLQTFLPTIPQLCSNGHLQEALLEMSALGPEIGFHDYDALLNTSVNKRALREGQRVHAHMIKTLYFPSTYLRTRLLIFYGKCDRLQDAHKVLDEMPEKNVVSWTAMISRYSQTGRSSEALTVFAEMMRADGKPNHFTFASVLTSCSGSSVGKQVHGLIIKWSYDSHVFVGSSLLDMYAKAGCIKEAREVFECLTERDVVSCTAIIAGYAQLGLDEEALQVFQKLLSEGMSPNYVTYASVLTALSGLALLDHGKQVHCHVLRRELPFYAVLDNSLIDMYSKCGSLSYARRVFDGMPERTSVSWNAMLVGYSKHGLGKEVLELFRLMRDEKRVKPDGVTLLAVLSGCSHGKMEDTGLSIFDGMRAGDYGIKPDTEHYGCIVDMLGRAGRIEEAFEFVKRMPSEPTAGVLGSLLGACRVHLSVDIGEYVGRRLIEIEPENAGNYVILSNLYASAGRWEDVNSLREMMLRNAVTKEPGRSWIQHEQTLHYFHANDRTHPRREEVLAKLKEILIKMKQAGYVPDHSCVLYDVDEEQKERMLLGHSEKLALTFGLIATGDGIPIKVFKNLRICVDCHNFAKIFSKVFEREVCLRDKNRFHQIVGGICSCGDYW